In Pomacea canaliculata isolate SZHN2017 linkage group LG12, ASM307304v1, whole genome shotgun sequence, a single genomic region encodes these proteins:
- the LOC112577239 gene encoding uncharacterized protein LOC112577239 isoform X1: MEEFSKNVLEPLRRPVPVGTLKKPRKLHRLKDGIKSEDDLRSQGNYANENNFRINTENNFCSGEAEKQLDINKNDVRGIVFNSLPRICQDNLNEKVGESEDSNLENSYFVDEWAAVVKHTAENTRGYYISPTCGTRAQLSNINRGGKDASYFQNVNAETKSLSPRNPDSKCSNSLNQKPEIKFLKCELPMDDGQPESITIIGTNVQKLTETLSALQRNLCASLIRCDFGKDQLIIEVEELVGESLVCVRLAALPPKGQYSVETLLALSSCQLSKEKPRRWSTIAKKHPSCCLPEAENFFTASDIPRFLAWRTGH; this comes from the exons ATGGAGGAATTTAGCAAAAATGTCTTGGAACCTCTTCGACGACCTGTGCCTGTGGGAACCCTTAAAAAACCTCGAAAATTGCATCGTCTGAAGGATGGGATTAAATCTGAAGATG ATTTGAGATCACAAGGAAATTATgccaatgaaaataatttcagaatAAACACTGAG aacaatTTTTGTTCTGGAGAGGCAGAGAAACAGCttgatataaacaaaaatgatgtgAGAGGAATTGTATTTAATTCCTTACCTAGAATTTGTCAGgataatttaaatgaaaaagttggTGAAAGTGAAGACAGCAACCTTgaaaattcatattttgttgATGAGTGGGCAGCAGTGGTGAAACATACTGCAG AAAACACTAGAGGATACTACATATCACCTACATGTGGCACTAGGGCACAGTTAAGTAATATCAACAGAGGTGGAAAAGATGcttcatattttcaaaatgttaatgcaGAAACTAAATCATTAAGTCCCAGAAATCCAGATAGTAAATG CAGCAACAGTTTGAACCAGAAGccagaaataaaattcttaaagtgTGAGTTGCCCATGGATGATGGTCAACCTGAGAGCATCACTATTATTGGCACAAATGTTCAGAAACTGACA gaAACATTGTCTGCACTTCAGAGAAATCTATGTGCCAGTCTTATTCGATGTGACTTTGGTAAAGATCAGTTG ataataGAAGTTGAAGAATTGGTCGGAGAATCTCTTGTTTGTGTAAGGTTGGCAG CTTTGCCACCAAAGGGACAGTATTCAGTGGAGACACTCCTTGCCCTTTCAAGCTGTCAACTGTCAAAGGAGAAGCCTCGCAGATGGAGTACAATAGCCAAAAAACATCCATCATGCTGCTTGCCCGAG GCTGAGAACTTCTTTACAGCATCGGATATACCAAGATTTCTAGCATGGAGAACAGGACACTAG
- the LOC112577239 gene encoding uncharacterized protein LOC112577239 isoform X2 — MEEFSKNVLEPLRRPVPVGTLKKPRKLHRLKDGIKSEDDLRSQGNYANENNFRINTENNFCSGEAEKQLDINKNDVRGIVFNSLPRICQDNLNEKVGESEDSNLENSYFVDEWAAVVKHTAENTRGYYISPTCGTRAQLSNINRGGKDASYFQNVNAETKSLSPRNPDSKCNSLNQKPEIKFLKCELPMDDGQPESITIIGTNVQKLTETLSALQRNLCASLIRCDFGKDQLIIEVEELVGESLVCVRLAALPPKGQYSVETLLALSSCQLSKEKPRRWSTIAKKHPSCCLPEAENFFTASDIPRFLAWRTGH; from the exons ATGGAGGAATTTAGCAAAAATGTCTTGGAACCTCTTCGACGACCTGTGCCTGTGGGAACCCTTAAAAAACCTCGAAAATTGCATCGTCTGAAGGATGGGATTAAATCTGAAGATG ATTTGAGATCACAAGGAAATTATgccaatgaaaataatttcagaatAAACACTGAG aacaatTTTTGTTCTGGAGAGGCAGAGAAACAGCttgatataaacaaaaatgatgtgAGAGGAATTGTATTTAATTCCTTACCTAGAATTTGTCAGgataatttaaatgaaaaagttggTGAAAGTGAAGACAGCAACCTTgaaaattcatattttgttgATGAGTGGGCAGCAGTGGTGAAACATACTGCAG AAAACACTAGAGGATACTACATATCACCTACATGTGGCACTAGGGCACAGTTAAGTAATATCAACAGAGGTGGAAAAGATGcttcatattttcaaaatgttaatgcaGAAACTAAATCATTAAGTCCCAGAAATCCAGATAGTAAATG CAACAGTTTGAACCAGAAGccagaaataaaattcttaaagtgTGAGTTGCCCATGGATGATGGTCAACCTGAGAGCATCACTATTATTGGCACAAATGTTCAGAAACTGACA gaAACATTGTCTGCACTTCAGAGAAATCTATGTGCCAGTCTTATTCGATGTGACTTTGGTAAAGATCAGTTG ataataGAAGTTGAAGAATTGGTCGGAGAATCTCTTGTTTGTGTAAGGTTGGCAG CTTTGCCACCAAAGGGACAGTATTCAGTGGAGACACTCCTTGCCCTTTCAAGCTGTCAACTGTCAAAGGAGAAGCCTCGCAGATGGAGTACAATAGCCAAAAAACATCCATCATGCTGCTTGCCCGAG GCTGAGAACTTCTTTACAGCATCGGATATACCAAGATTTCTAGCATGGAGAACAGGACACTAG